GTCTAACTAACAggtaataatattttcatctaGTACatactttgtgtgtgtgtgtgtgtctgttttgTTTCCTtccctttttttcttttttcgttttcttgtatataaagtgttttgttttgtttttttttttttctctagtTTTTCCtcatttccttttctttttttttctaggATCTCTAGCCTAAAAATCTACTGAACGCGTTGtctgttgttggtattttgcttttgttttctttttgttttgtttttttgttaagttctctagttggttggttggttgcttgTTGCATCTTGTATATTCGCTAAATACATGTATATCTATGCATCTATATACATatcgtatgtatgtataatttatgtaaattaccAAATCGTAACCGTGTTTAATAACTCTTAAGCATTATCGAGGTAATCGTTGTAGCACTTATGCTAAAAATTTTCACTAATTTTAATGccgtattttgtttttgttttgttttgtttcgtttctgtttttgttttttgttttggattcatttttttatgctAAACATTTTAGCGCTTGTAAATGGTCTAAAAAAAACGTCGTCGTCATCTTCGTCTGTCTCTTTGATCTGgccttttgtgttttgtttttttgtgtttgttttgctttataaaCTAATTTAGAATACATGCACAAACCGCTTATAAGGGTTAGACCCTTCTTTGGAGTCCGGCGACAGCTCTATGAGGAATACGATGCGTCCATCCGGCATCAATGCCACATCGCAAGTGCGATCCTTTTCATCCAACGTTGGCGGCATTAGCGGATTGATGGATGGACGTACTTCGAtctgcaaataaaatcaaatttaagttAGCTATTTAAGAGAGAGTTAAGAAAGTGTTGAGCACTTACATCCCACATAAAGTCGAGATTCTGATTAAAGACGAGTATGCGTTGATTCTTTGAATCGGCGACTATAATGCGGCCCTCGTCATCGCAGCACAGACCCGAGGGGCGATTGAACTCATGGAAACCAGATCCCTCATGGCCCTTGACAGACAGAATCTGCAACgaataaaacaaacataaattagtCGAAAGTTTCctagagcaaaacaaaaagtcaaACTTACATCATTGATATCGGGATCAATCAGATACAAGCAGTGGTTGTCAAAGTCGGATACAATGATGTTTCCCGTCGGTGTATAGCAGACGCCTCGTGGCGATGCAATGCCCTTCGTTTGGCCATGGTTGTCGAACACAATCTGGCGTATGAAGCGTCCCTCGGAATCGAATTGCTGTATGCGATGATTGCGCGAATCGGTGACCACAATCTGACGACGCGAATTGACAGCCACATCCCAGGGATACTGGAACTGTCCATACTCCTTGCCATAGCTGCCGAATTTGAGGAGAAAGACACCGCTGGCTGTGAAGATCTGCACACGATGATTATCCTTGTCCACGACAATGATGCGATTGTCGACATCAACGCAAATGCCAGCGGGCAAATCGAACTCGCCATTGCCGACGCCCTTGCGACCAAATTTGAACTTGAGCGAACCATCCGGATTGAAGACCTGAACACGATTGTTGCGTCTATCGGAGACTAGCACATGTCCCATCTTATCGACGCACAGGCCCCAGGGGCGGCTCACCTGGCCATCCTCATGACCCTCGGTGGcaaacgacagcgacagcgaatTGGAATTGCGCACCTTGACCAGATCCATGCAACCGGGAATCGCTTGAGTGGTGCGTGGCGCACTGAAGTGCAAACCCGGTGAGCTACGCAATCCGTTCAGCTCCCAGTCGAGTGCAGCACTTGACATGCCACAGGCGCTGCCACCACGCGGCTGCATGATGGGCGATGGGATGCGGAAGCTGTTGTCGCGCAGCAGCGGACGTCGCACTGTTGTGGAGGCGACCGTTAAGGGTCCCGTGCTGGCCATGCTAGGCATGGTGAAGCCCATGTCGATGGCGGTGGCTGCTGTGGGTGCGGTGACCACATTGTTGGCCACAATGCCATTGCTGCTGGACACAATGGGCATGTTCTTGTCATCGACCAAAATCACGCCGCCTTGATTGCGAATATCCTGCAGCAGACTGTAGTCGGGTGGCGCAAAGGCAAAGACCTCCTGTTTGGGCTGCAGATCCTTGTAGATGCCCGCAAATTGTTCCATCTGTCGCTGGCCATTTGTCAGTTTCATGGCAATCTCAATTTGATCCATGCTGCAGGCATTGTCCGCCACCTTGCTGAGCATATCCGAGGTCTCCGAGAGACCAGCAAGTGCTGACTTCAAGCCGGCCATTTGATCGTGGAGTATGGCAAGTCGACGCTGACGCAGCTTCTCCACGAAGTCGAGCAGAAAGCGTTCGCGATCCTCGATGGCAATGATGAACTGTCGGAAGGCTTTGCGTATGTTGTCGCTGAGCTCGCTGCAGTTGCGCTCGATGAGCCGAATGAAGGCCAAAGCCTTGTCAATGCTGCTCTTGATGCAACGTGTGCCCACCTGACTGCTCTCGATGGCACCCTCAAGCTTCTCCTTGGAGCCAACCATGAAGTTCTGTATGGACGCATAGCTGTGCTCCTTGTGTTCGTGCAGTGTGCAGAATTGGCAGACGAGTTTGCGGCAATAGTCGCACACGTAGCGCAGCATCTCGTTGTGTATGTCACAGATGAAATTGCTGCTCGGTGGCGTGTGTGCGTTGGCCGAGCTGCCGCCGGTGGGTGAGGCGCCAATGGGCGTGGGCAGTGAGACAATTGAATGGTTCGAGGATAGTGGACTGTTGCGATGCTCGCGCAGGCAATCGTTGCACATGAACTCGTTGCATTCGAGGCAACGTATCGAGGCGCTAACCTCACACCAGCCGCAGCTGATGCTCGAGTTGTTTGAAGATTCCGGTGACATTTTGGGATTGCGCGATGAGCCACTGCCAATGGGGCCAATGCTAAAATCGCCATGTGTATCCAAACCGCCCAGGAAATTGTTGATAAAGAAATCAGTGCGTGGCGGCGAGCTGTAAAATGCATTCAAGATTAATGCGCTGCACTTGTCGTCTACACAAATCATACAACTTACCCATTATTTTGTCCCACATTGGGCATTAGACCGACATTGAGATCCCAGGAGGGAAATGACTCGAGGATGCCGGCGAGGAGGCGTTCGGATGAGTTGCTGGcattgctgctgatgctgccactgccgctgccaccgccgctgccgccaccATTGATGACGCCAACGTTGACGCTGCCATTGGCACCGACACCGACACCGACAACATTCGATGCAGCATTCACCGCTGCAACATTGGAGGCGCTGGGCGCATTGCTGCTGGCCATTTGTTGCGGAACCGAATTGTTTGACAAGAGTTCCATCATAAGAAGATTGTTGAGATCACGTTTGTTGCAGCAACTTCGTTTGCGGCGTTGTTGCCTTTGGCAGTCAATGAGACACTTTCAAGCTGCAAAATGCGTTAACGATAATTTcacttcagtttcagttcaatTGATGACTCAataatgcaacaaaatgtaaagTCACTAGGATTGCTCTTTGGGGGCACGTTCgacgttattattattattatgcgtATTTCTAACTGCGTTTGGAACGCGTCAAATTGCAGTCGGATATGTGTTGACGAGGGGGGGATGCCGTTTAACCGGGAACGGAACGTGCgcgattttcttttctttttctcgtttttcgttgtttgtttGACGACGAAGTTGACAGATGCCGAGTGAGAAGCTAACTAAATCGCCCAGACTCACTGCTGTGCATTAAGTAGTCCAAATTGCTCATGGCGTCGTCTCAAAGTGCAGCAAAAGGActcgagtgtgtgtatgtgcgtatgTATTTGAGTGTATGAGTGCAGCTGCATGCAACGTAGGTAGGCAAAGAAAATGGCTTTGGGAAATTCGACGATGCGCCATTGTTATTACTAAGATCCCTTAAGCAAAAAAGCAAGCGACCCGAATTTGAATCCGGATACCTAGCAGATGTCTTGGCAGGTCAGAATTTTCtttctatatttctatttctatctCCTTCTCCCTCTTCTTATTTGTAATTCTTTTGTTGGAATAACCTCGCAAGAAATCTTGGAATTTGGCACGCCAGAGCTAAggatttaaatttatgacagTGTTTTTCTTGCCATTGTTGCCACAATTCCGTTTAGTTTTCTAAAGAAAATGGCGGCGTTTTGGGCGCgcaatttatcgataaatattattcagaAACGTCGTAGTATTCGTATTACCTAAAATCCGTCTCTTTGGCGGCTGTACCTTTCTGCTTTCTCCTTTCTTTTTCGAGGCAGCGACGAGTGTGACCCACAAAAGTGGAATGCGTATTTTCGAAAATTCACTATTTATAGGACATGGCTAGATAACACGTTCAAAACCACCCCCATAATGTCCCCAACCGCTCGATGCGTCAAGTTCTAGCTGTTTCCgtgtaacaaaaaaaaactggttgttgtttggttgCCATCTTCAAGATGGAGCACGACATACGCCCAAAACGCCCGACCGACTTTCATCCCCTctcacaacaataacaacaacaacaacaaggataaCAATGACTAcgtcgacagcaacaacaataacaacaaaaggcagACAGTAGATTTCAAAAAACGCTAGTCTACACTCAAAGAAAAAGGTTAGAAACttgtttttgtcatttttctCATTTGACTTttgaatagaatagaaattaCAAGCTAATTAGAACTAAAATTATGCTTTGTGTACTATTTGTGTTTTAGTGTTTTTTCTGGGGTAGACTAGATAATCATCTGCTAATTGTAATCCAATTTTCAAAACGTAAATAATGCTTTTAAGGGAAGTTTCTAAGCATATCATTCTTGCGTATCTCTTTGACTCTCTTTCTCAGCCGGCAGCAGAAAATACACATGTACGtgtgtacacacacagacacacatcaTGCAACGCCCCACCAAGGATGATGCACTTCTCGAATCTAGATTTTGGGCCGTGTAGACACCGAGCAAGCGAACGAGCAGAGAAACTACCCTTGTCACCCTTGAACATTTCCATTGAAACAGTCTGTCTCAaaacatgaacaacaacaacaacaaaacacgtACCAAGAAGTTAAAGtcctttttgcatttgtatacacactcacacacacacacacagattgtGAAAGTGcccgcgtgtgtgtgtgtgtgtggagtacGTGCAAAGCAACAACGCAAAAGCGGCAAGGGATGAGGGTTGTATTTATACAAGTTTCTATGTGGGGTATCGTTGTCATTGTGTGCGTGCGTGAGCGTATCCgtgtctgtgcgtgtgtgagtgtatacGATATGCGATACATACAAACAGGCGCATCAACGGTACAATGAAATCTCGATATAATTGCAAAATCTCGCCATTTGTCGCACAATCAATAATATTGTTGTTAAACTTGGGTTAATCAgagtgttttaattttttttttttttttggttaatgAATTGCCTGTTGACGACGTCGTTGATGATGATTACATACAgagagatgatgatgattacaCACCTTTTTTAGCAGCCTCATGCAAGCCGCACGCAACTGCACACTTTCAATGAAATGATGTTTAAAGTGGCGTTGCCTTTTGCTGAAAATATCGTTGTCGATTCCGTTCttgcttgtattttttttattgtttatcttttaaagtttatatagTTTCTTGTAAatacacacaatcacacacatacatattcattCATGGATTTTACgaatttagttttagttgtttGTTCTTCTCGTAttgtttgattatttttgtgaatacaaaatttattgatttacgagttgagttgatgatgattttcgttttggctgtttttctttattatttttatgttttatttatttggtgcGTTTCGAAAATGCGAGATTCTTGTGTTGTGTACCAAGAAGGCAAGACCGAGGAGAGATCTCTTCATGCGTAATTCGTTTGTGGCCCGTTGCGACTCCGACATTCGTGTATTCCTTTTCCCGACTAAAAGATACATTCGACTAAAAACACAACATAATAATCATGCCTCCTCGTCtctgtaaatgtgtgtgtgagtgtgtgcggtatgtttgtatgtgtgtttgtgtatgagTGTTGCTTCTTGctctgttgtttttgtcgctgctgcgctagtgttgttgttgttgttgttattgctgttcttgttattgctgcgCTTGCTCATCATCTATGGtagctaaacaaaaaaaataaaataaaaccaaatgtATCTCACACAGtcagtttttgattttggtgTTTGCGTGCGCGCGCGCTCCAAAATGTTGCTCGTGCTTGTCGCTCTTTCGATTTTTGCCGTGCTTCTTTCCGTTGCTCTCACTGCCGCTCGTTCGCTCACCGtccctctctttcactctcgcgctcgctcgctctctcgctctatcaCTCTTTTCTCCCTCCCGTACTTttgcgtgtatgtgtattgTTCACATACATGGACACATTTAACATtaatacatgcatacatacgcTTGTATGTGTGCGCTTGTTTTAtcttctatttattttcacttatGCGGCGCAAGAAATGCAATCAAAACTCGCCCCATTACCAATAATATTATGCacttttcttttcgctttttgttaaaattataaacatacTTTTTTTGATCAATGTTGTTAAAAACTTGGCGGCGTTCGTTCCTCTTCTCCTCTCTATTTTTgacgtgtgcgtgtgtgtgttgtgattTGAACAACGGTCATGTTTGCTAGCTGGTGCGGTGcgttgttttgtttagttcTCAAATAATTTTGACCCACTTCTTCTGCGCTTAGTGgcttgtttcgtttcgttttgggGGACTAGGGCTCCTTTTGCACTCTCGAAATAATCCAACCTTCACGCACGCATTTAAACATGAAACTGGATGCATGTTCATGCGCCGACAACGCTTCTGCTGCCCCTTTGgcgtgttgtttttttgttgtgcacacCCTTCTTAAGAGGCGACCATATGACACTATGTCATGCCCAATGAGAACAAGTCTTCTTAACCTCGAAATCACTTGATGGAATgacaataattgaatattattaaaaacattttgtatatcatagtttattaaaatataaatatttctttattaatctattaattaatttcaaacctaacatatttgaaaaatataatcagcaatattaattttaaaaagccGACtagttatacaaaataaaaataataataatttatcttaattttaatatgtgtacattgcttttaatatatttattatatgtttgtATTCGAAAGCATTAAAGAAAAGCCACTTAAGCTACAAGTACTCTTTTATAATAAGCAACAATGACgattcaaatattttacaccTCAGTAAAGAGCATTCAACGGTCGCATTGAGAGTGAACAAAACGTGAGCACACAAAGAGAACGAAAGCGAAAGAGCGCAAAAGAGAGCGAGCACATTAACGGCGCATGTGGCGGTGGCGCGAAAATATGGCCGGTGGTGGCgcgcatttgtttttgttgttctgcttgttgttgtttctctggCCCGTttgtggttgtagttgttgtgttGTCGCTTGCCAGAAACAACACCCTTAAGGAACTTGTTTTCATCTCGTGCCTTGGCGATTGCACTGACAGAAAAATGTTGTGCTCGCTGgcttgaaaattcaatttaaacggTCGAGCGATCGTCCGATCCGTCCGTGGCCAATTCGTCTTTGCCCTTGTTGTTGGCCAGGCGAATCATCAACGACACACTACATGGCATTGCGGATGAAGAGAAGAGCGAAGAGGGGCAGGTAAGAAGCAGGTGCTTAACATTTAACAGGTAAACGCAAGACAGACGTCCTTTCGACAAAACATCATTATGCTACGTAgatttttctgtatttttgttaCTGCTAGAAAACTGATTACATTCTATGTACATATctactatgtatgtgtgtgtgtgtgagagagcgaacgtgtgagagtgtgtgtgtcttctTTTTGTCAGTCATTTTGTTGAAGATTTTAATACTGTAAGCTAAGcttaaaatgtaccataaaATTATGTTCAACGTTGCGCCGCCGACTTGGCTGTCAGCCAAATTCCAACTCCTCGATTAGCACATTTTGGAGCTTTTGACGCACGCGTAGCTTGCGACGCTCGTCGAGACGCTGGAGGAATGGCATTAGGCTCAACAGGAACATGCGATCCGCGTCATCGGCCGCGTCAGCGATGCTCGATGCCTCAGTGTTTGTGGCAGCATCCATGCTGATGTACTTGAAAGGCAAATCGGATGTAGGGTGTTgcgattgcaactgcaactgaggTGGCTTCGTATCGGGTTCACTTTTGAGGCTGCTGTCATTGGATTTGcttggtttgcttttgcttatgGGCAACGCCATTTCCTCGTCATCGTCCAGCACTTCTATAGTAAAGAGACTGGGATCTGGTGTGCAACTGTCGCTATGCTGTTTATGCTGATTGTTGCCATCCTCATCAATCTCTGAGGCAGCATCCTCATCAAAGTCATCGTCGTTCAGTTCTTCGCTATTCACATCACCATTGCTGGCTTCCAGTTTAACACGTTTGTTGCGAGATGGCTTGCAATCACGATCCTCGAAGAACGAACTGATGTCCGAGAAACTCGGTTGATGCAACTCTGAGTCGTAGCTGTCGCTCAGCTCACAAATGGGTTCGGTGGCCACCATGGGCTCAAATTTCATGCCCCCATGATCCAGTATCAGATTGTTGTTCTCTGTCCAATGGGAAATTGGCGGTGTTGCACGTttcttgtggttgttgctaccaccaccaccaccaccaccccGAGTGCGTGACTGTCGAAGGATATTCTCATGCACAGCATGCTCCATAAATCGCATGTCGTTGTAGAAGCGCCATGAGGAGGGCGATTCATTCGACAGATTGTTGCGTATGTACACCTTGCGAAAATTGTCCCGCAGATGTCCCCATTTGACCCGGCAAACGTCAGCTGCAC
This is a stretch of genomic DNA from Drosophila albomicans strain 15112-1751.03 chromosome 3, ASM965048v2, whole genome shotgun sequence. It encodes these proteins:
- the LOC117568034 gene encoding protein wech — encoded protein: MMELLSNNSVPQQMASSNAPSASNVAAVNAASNVVGVGVGANGSVNVGVINGGGSGGGSGSGSISSNASNSSERLLAGILESFPSWDLNVGLMPNVGQNNGSPPRTDFFINNFLGGLDTHGDFSIGPIGSGSSRNPKMSPESSNNSSISCGWCEVSASIRCLECNEFMCNDCLREHRNSPLSSNHSIVSLPTPIGASPTGGSSANAHTPPSSNFICDIHNEMLRYVCDYCRKLVCQFCTLHEHKEHSYASIQNFMVGSKEKLEGAIESSQVGTRCIKSSIDKALAFIRLIERNCSELSDNIRKAFRQFIIAIEDRERFLLDFVEKLRQRRLAILHDQMAGLKSALAGLSETSDMLSKVADNACSMDQIEIAMKLTNGQRQMEQFAGIYKDLQPKQEVFAFAPPDYSLLQDIRNQGGVILVDDKNMPIVSSSNGIVANNVVTAPTAATAIDMGFTMPSMASTGPLTVASTTVRRPLLRDNSFRIPSPIMQPRGGSACGMSSAALDWELNGLRSSPGLHFSAPRTTQAIPGCMDLVKVRNSNSLSLSFATEGHEDGQVSRPWGLCVDKMGHVLVSDRRNNRVQVFNPDGSLKFKFGRKGVGNGEFDLPAGICVDVDNRIIVVDKDNHRVQIFTASGVFLLKFGSYGKEYGQFQYPWDVAVNSRRQIVVTDSRNHRIQQFDSEGRFIRQIVFDNHGQTKGIASPRGVCYTPTGNIIVSDFDNHCLYLIDPDINDILSVKGHEGSGFHEFNRPSGLCCDDEGRIIVADSKNQRILVFNQNLDFMWDIEVRPSINPLMPPTLDEKDRTCDVALMPDGRIVFLIELSPDSKEGSNPYKRFVHVF
- the LOC117570473 gene encoding uncharacterized protein LOC117570473 codes for the protein MSSSMDLAYNASSSLTASPPLPSASFTFTNTAKLPVETVKRLIAAVSRRPVLWLRNNASGQKRSDITPIWFDVGKDVNLPADVCRVKWGHLRDNFRKVYIRNNLSNESPSSWRFYNDMRFMEHAVHENILRQSRTRGGGGGGGSNNHKKRATPPISHWTENNNLILDHGGMKFEPMVATEPICELSDSYDSELHQPSFSDISSFFEDRDCKPSRNKRVKLEASNGDVNSEELNDDDFDEDAASEIDEDGNNQHKQHSDSCTPDPSLFTIEVLDDDEEMALPISKSKPSKSNDSSLKSEPDTKPPQLQLQSQHPTSDLPFKYISMDAATNTEASSIADAADDADRMFLLSLMPFLQRLDERRKLRVRQKLQNVLIEELEFG